One window from the genome of Corynebacterium sp. SCR221107 encodes:
- a CDS encoding TIGR04053 family radical SAM/SPASM domain-containing protein, whose product MAEAVTQHVPQAQHLHLERHREHPDVRKVRHDLGEKPFLAIWEVTRACQLVCKHCRADSQHHAAPGQLTTEEGKRLLDQLASYDLPRPIVVFSGGDPFERTDLEELTEYGTSLGLHIGLSPSATPKVTLERLQRLHELGATALSLSLDGAVAETHDAFRGFPGTFDATLEKARFATDTGFRLQVNSTLCAENIREAPALLKRVMGMNAHLWSVFFLVPTGRGTALTPLTAVQREDVYHWMDDISSYIAVKTTEAPAYRRVVIQAHRDRDQGKPPYKGGELYRFLTEETARVLGDGPKPQRRPRPPLAINSGRGFVFIDHIGDVYPSGFFPMHLGNVKDTPLPVIYSESEVFKSLREPAKWKGKCSVCEFNDVCGGSRSTAYAMTGDPFASDPTCGYVPASLRD is encoded by the coding sequence ATGGCCGAGGCTGTCACCCAGCACGTCCCACAGGCACAACATCTTCATCTCGAGCGTCATAGGGAACACCCCGACGTGCGCAAGGTGCGCCATGATCTTGGTGAGAAGCCCTTCCTGGCGATCTGGGAGGTCACTCGCGCCTGTCAGCTGGTGTGTAAGCACTGCCGCGCCGACTCCCAGCACCATGCGGCGCCGGGGCAGCTGACCACCGAGGAGGGAAAGCGCCTGCTCGACCAGCTCGCTAGCTACGACCTGCCGCGGCCAATCGTGGTCTTTTCTGGTGGCGATCCCTTCGAGCGCACCGACCTTGAGGAGCTCACGGAATATGGCACTTCGCTGGGCCTGCACATCGGGCTTTCCCCCTCAGCCACGCCCAAGGTCACCCTCGAACGGCTGCAACGCCTGCATGAACTCGGGGCGACGGCGCTAAGTCTCTCTCTCGACGGCGCGGTGGCCGAAACCCACGATGCCTTCCGCGGCTTCCCGGGCACATTTGACGCGACTTTGGAAAAGGCCAGATTTGCCACCGACACGGGCTTTAGGCTGCAGGTCAATTCCACTCTCTGTGCCGAAAACATCCGCGAGGCGCCGGCGTTGCTCAAGCGGGTAATGGGAATGAACGCGCACCTGTGGAGTGTTTTCTTCCTCGTTCCCACCGGCCGAGGTACCGCGCTGACCCCGCTCACCGCCGTTCAACGCGAGGATGTCTACCACTGGATGGACGACATCTCCTCCTACATTGCGGTCAAGACCACCGAGGCGCCCGCCTATCGCCGCGTGGTCATTCAGGCCCACCGGGACCGCGATCAGGGAAAGCCACCCTACAAGGGCGGGGAGCTGTATAGGTTCCTTACCGAGGAGACTGCGCGCGTATTAGGTGACGGCCCCAAGCCGCAGCGTCGGCCGCGCCCGCCGCTGGCTATCAACTCCGGGCGTGGATTCGTGTTCATCGATCACATCGGCGATGTCTATCCTTCGGGCTTTTTCCCCATGCATCTGGGAAACGTGAAGGACACCCCACTGCCGGTGATCTACTCCGAGTCCGAGGTGTTTAAGAGTCTGCGGGAGCCTGCCAAGTGGAAGGGCAAGTGCTCGGTATGTGAGTTCAACGATGTCTGCGGCGGATCCCGCTCCACGGCCTATGCTATGACCGGGGACCCGTTTGCCTCGGACCCCACCTGTGGTTACGTTCCTGCATCGTTGCGAGACTAA